From SAR324 cluster bacterium, a single genomic window includes:
- a CDS encoding DUF4926 domain-containing protein produces the protein MMNETVKLFDVVALTVDLPEHNLKRGYVGTVVENLANGSAFEVEFSDSQGRSYVSLGLTGEQLLVLHYDPFLENQAIPA, from the coding sequence ATGATGAATGAAACTGTAAAATTATTTGATGTGGTTGCATTGACAGTTGATTTGCCCGAACACAATTTGAAGCGGGGATATGTAGGAACCGTAGTAGAGAATCTTGCTAATGGTTCTGCTTTTGAGGTGGAATTTAGTGATAGTCAGGGGCGTTCATACGTTTCGCTTGGTTTAACGGGGGAACAACTCCTGGTATTGCACTATGATCCTTTTCTGGAAAACCAGGCAATCCCGGCATAA
- a CDS encoding thermonuclease family protein, which yields MTGKNGDSVNCAQRILLVILLLSFVVSVYALEGIPDHWIRFPIPDTMKTVVDGDTFKADLNANGQYAPKHESIRLLFVDTPELSESHKGQDLKFGLPAKVFLDSLLNKKPLALWINPQNKYDKHQRLLAILEVRQQNGNLLLIREGHSYFDTRFGFPHNFNDYARAEALAFNRHRGIWSTSASRQRYLKRLQSEGKTIFSTQNPLFIPELLQAGEFAPKRFEGRFVRMEGQIKKIRNFNKGVQLYVFESSGDNEISVVWFEHQREMQGSAHLAIGDQMYAEGFVQLYKQRIWQIQTYRAWKMSD from the coding sequence TTGACCGGAAAAAACGGTGACAGTGTGAATTGTGCCCAACGAATTCTGCTGGTGATACTTCTGTTGTCATTTGTGGTTTCAGTCTATGCTCTGGAAGGAATTCCTGACCATTGGATCCGTTTCCCCATTCCGGATACCATGAAAACTGTGGTCGATGGCGATACCTTCAAAGCGGATCTGAATGCCAATGGTCAATATGCGCCCAAACATGAAAGTATCCGGTTACTGTTTGTAGATACACCTGAACTTTCAGAATCGCACAAAGGTCAGGACCTGAAATTTGGTCTTCCCGCCAAAGTATTTCTTGATTCCCTGTTGAACAAGAAACCTCTTGCCCTCTGGATCAATCCTCAAAACAAATACGACAAACATCAGCGGTTACTGGCGATTCTGGAAGTCAGACAACAGAACGGAAATCTGTTGTTGATCCGTGAAGGTCACAGTTATTTCGACACGCGTTTTGGTTTTCCTCATAACTTTAATGATTATGCCCGGGCGGAAGCGCTTGCGTTCAATCGTCATCGGGGAATCTGGAGTACTTCGGCTTCCCGGCAAAGATATTTGAAACGACTTCAGAGTGAAGGAAAAACGATTTTTTCCACTCAGAACCCCTTGTTTATTCCAGAATTGCTCCAAGCCGGTGAGTTCGCGCCAAAGCGTTTTGAAGGGAGGTTTGTCCGCATGGAAGGCCAGATTAAAAAAATCAGAAATTTCAATAAAGGTGTCCAATTGTATGTGTTTGAGTCTTCCGGAGACAATGAAATCTCAGTTGTCTGGTTTGAGCATCAGCGGGAAATGCAGGGTTCTGCGCATCTGGCTATAGGCGACCAAATGTATGCGGAAGGGTTTGTCCAATTGTACAAACAACGTATCTGGCAGATCCAGACTTATCGTGCCTGGAAAATGTCAGACTAA
- a CDS encoding FAD-binding oxidoreductase → MKIANWGNYPVVNAVSRGFETSAALKQILSEWSQTIPRGMGRSYGDASLGEHVVSTLKHNHILEFDSKQGIVTCEAGVTLAELLEIFVPRGFFPGVTPGTRFITIGGGIAADVHGKNHHKEGSFSSFVESFDLMTGDGRSLTCSRKKNSELFWATFGAMGLTGIVMTVTMRLKPIQTAYIRQETHKAGNLDEIMALFEDSEDWTYTVAWIDCLAQGNALGRSVLMRGESATLEDMARCGLSSQTPLLIKSGIKLDVPVNFPGWVLNSHTVKAFNELYYWKYPDQAHESVIPYDPFFYPLDSIYHWNRIYGKNGFLQYQFVIPKEVSREGLTRILKEISVQGQASFLAVLKLFGKQNPAPLSFPMEGYTLALDFAVKPGIFEFLDRLDQIVLDYGGRLYLAKDARMKPDFFHQTYADNEQAKQMIQKYGKQKFASMLSQRLGVTS, encoded by the coding sequence ATGAAAATCGCGAATTGGGGAAATTATCCGGTAGTGAATGCCGTGAGTCGAGGTTTTGAAACCTCTGCGGCTCTCAAACAGATTCTTTCGGAATGGAGTCAGACCATTCCTCGTGGGATGGGACGCAGTTATGGCGATGCCTCGCTGGGGGAGCATGTTGTTTCCACGCTGAAACACAATCATATCCTTGAGTTTGACTCAAAACAGGGGATTGTGACTTGTGAAGCTGGTGTGACCCTGGCTGAACTTCTGGAAATTTTTGTGCCTCGAGGATTTTTTCCCGGAGTGACCCCGGGAACCCGTTTCATTACTATCGGTGGCGGAATCGCCGCGGATGTGCATGGAAAAAATCATCATAAGGAAGGTTCCTTTTCCTCGTTCGTGGAATCCTTCGACCTCATGACAGGGGATGGTCGCAGTCTGACATGCTCCCGAAAAAAGAATTCCGAACTCTTCTGGGCAACCTTCGGCGCAATGGGACTCACGGGCATCGTGATGACAGTGACGATGAGGCTGAAGCCGATCCAAACCGCATACATTCGTCAGGAAACCCATAAAGCCGGGAATCTGGATGAAATCATGGCTCTGTTTGAAGACTCAGAAGACTGGACTTATACCGTTGCCTGGATTGATTGTCTGGCTCAGGGGAATGCTCTCGGGCGCAGCGTTCTCATGCGGGGAGAATCTGCGACCCTTGAGGATATGGCTCGTTGTGGTCTGTCAAGTCAAACCCCTCTGCTTATAAAATCAGGAATCAAGCTGGATGTTCCTGTGAATTTTCCGGGATGGGTGCTGAATTCCCACACGGTGAAAGCGTTTAACGAATTGTATTACTGGAAATATCCGGACCAGGCGCATGAATCCGTGATTCCGTATGATCCGTTTTTTTATCCGCTGGACAGTATTTATCACTGGAATCGAATTTATGGAAAAAACGGATTTCTGCAATATCAGTTTGTGATTCCCAAAGAAGTGAGCCGTGAAGGGTTGACACGCATTCTGAAGGAGATTTCAGTGCAAGGACAGGCATCTTTTCTGGCCGTCTTGAAATTATTTGGCAAACAAAATCCTGCACCGCTTTCATTTCCAATGGAAGGTTACACGCTGGCACTGGATTTTGCGGTCAAACCGGGCATTTTTGAATTTTTGGATCGACTGGACCAGATCGTTCTGGACTATGGTGGACGCCTGTATCTGGCAAAGGACGCACGGATGAAACCTGATTTTTTTCACCAGACTTATGCGGATAACGAACAGGCCAAACAAATGATTCAAAAATATGGAAAACAAAAATTCGCGTCCATGCTTTCCCAACGATTAGGAGTGACTTCATGA
- the recN gene encoding DNA repair protein RecN: MLSHLKISNLATIEKVELDFKQGFSILTGETGAGKSIMIDALQLILGQRADNSLIRTGADQASLEAVFNTGHSEAIKSLLEESGIPADEEVIIRRILPRDGRQKILVNDVNLTQARLAMIGRLLVNIHGQHDNQSLLQASSHIDFLDGAGQLLQDREEVRTLFDRYEQILEEKNRLNQQLSSRNARIEELGFLQEELTSANLRVEEEEELNQEAGRLSHVERLTEIFAQVQGQLYESEGAMIDTIGSISKLFQEAATLDSGCLEIQESIENTQSLLKEIYLYATHYSSRMEADPKRLDWINERLNDLQRLKRKYKVESIEELLLLKQTSQAELEELQNLDFDLQKLTQKLEQTQKQLHQKSMELSAKRKAAAKLLDEQIIQEIHQLGMEKALFQTNINMNIHVAEGTCRYSSKGVDNVEFLLSVNPGQELKSLVKVASGGELSRIMLALKTVLTAVDTVETMIFDEVDTGISGRIAEIVGQKLRSLGKDRQALCITHLPQVAAWSDHHLVVNKDVIDGKTFTSIRELSANEKIEELARLIGGVDITAKTMQLSREMLKSIDRKKR, from the coding sequence ATGTTATCGCATTTAAAAATTTCCAATCTGGCCACTATTGAAAAAGTCGAACTCGATTTTAAGCAGGGATTTTCCATTCTGACCGGCGAAACAGGTGCCGGAAAATCCATCATGATTGACGCGCTTCAGTTGATTCTCGGTCAGCGCGCTGATAATTCACTGATCAGAACTGGTGCCGATCAGGCTTCTCTTGAAGCCGTGTTTAACACAGGGCACTCCGAAGCCATTAAAAGTCTGTTGGAAGAATCAGGCATTCCAGCAGATGAGGAAGTGATCATTCGACGGATACTTCCCAGAGATGGACGTCAGAAAATTCTGGTCAATGATGTGAATCTGACTCAGGCACGACTGGCCATGATCGGTCGTTTGCTGGTTAACATTCATGGTCAACATGACAATCAATCCTTGTTGCAGGCCTCTTCTCACATTGATTTTCTGGATGGTGCCGGGCAATTGCTTCAGGACCGGGAAGAAGTACGCACACTGTTTGACCGATATGAACAGATCCTGGAGGAAAAAAATCGTCTGAATCAGCAACTTTCGTCCCGTAACGCCCGTATCGAAGAATTGGGTTTTCTGCAGGAAGAATTGACCAGCGCCAATCTGAGAGTCGAGGAAGAAGAGGAATTGAACCAGGAAGCCGGAAGATTATCTCATGTTGAACGGCTTACAGAAATATTCGCACAAGTCCAGGGACAGCTTTATGAGTCGGAGGGTGCCATGATTGACACCATAGGATCTATCTCCAAATTGTTTCAGGAAGCCGCAACGCTGGATTCAGGTTGCCTGGAAATTCAGGAATCTATTGAAAACACCCAGTCACTGCTCAAGGAAATCTATCTTTACGCTACGCACTATTCATCCCGCATGGAAGCCGACCCTAAACGACTGGACTGGATCAATGAACGTCTGAATGATCTCCAGCGATTGAAAAGAAAGTATAAAGTAGAATCCATCGAAGAATTGTTGCTGCTCAAGCAAACATCGCAGGCCGAACTGGAGGAACTTCAGAATCTGGATTTTGACCTTCAGAAATTGACACAGAAACTGGAACAGACACAAAAACAACTCCATCAGAAATCCATGGAACTGTCCGCAAAACGAAAAGCCGCGGCAAAGCTTCTGGATGAACAGATTATTCAGGAAATTCATCAACTGGGGATGGAAAAAGCACTGTTTCAAACGAACATCAACATGAACATCCATGTCGCAGAAGGCACTTGCAGATATTCATCCAAAGGGGTGGATAATGTTGAATTTCTGCTATCCGTCAACCCCGGCCAGGAATTGAAAAGTCTGGTCAAGGTTGCGTCCGGGGGCGAACTCTCCAGAATCATGCTGGCCCTGAAAACAGTCCTGACGGCTGTAGATACCGTAGAAACCATGATTTTTGATGAAGTAGATACAGGAATCAGTGGTCGCATCGCGGAAATAGTCGGACAAAAACTCCGGTCTCTCGGAAAAGACAGACAGGCACTGTGCATCACTCATCTGCCACAGGTCGCCGCATGGTCAGACCATCATCTGGTTGTCAATAAGGATGTGATTGATGGTAAAACATTCACCTCGATTCGTGAACTTTCAGCCAATGAAAAAATTGAAGAACTGGCACGGTTGATTGGTGGTGTGGATATCACTGCTAAAACCATGCAGCTTTCCAGGGAGATGCTGAAAAGTATTGACCGGAAAAAACGGTGA
- a CDS encoding NAD(P) transhydrogenase subunit alpha — protein sequence MEIFITSLTVFVLALFVGYEVITKVPPTLHTPLMSGSNAISGITIIGAILLAGGSEHSTWFSSFLGFLAIVFAMINIVGGFLVTDRMLQMFKRKKKG from the coding sequence ATGGAGATATTCATTACATCATTAACCGTTTTTGTGCTGGCATTGTTTGTCGGTTACGAAGTGATCACCAAGGTGCCGCCGACGTTGCATACGCCGTTGATGAGCGGTTCCAACGCGATTTCAGGAATCACTATCATTGGTGCGATTTTGCTGGCTGGCGGCAGTGAACACAGTACCTGGTTTTCATCGTTTCTGGGCTTTCTGGCCATTGTTTTCGCCATGATCAATATCGTTGGCGGATTTTTAGTGACTGACCGTATGCTGCAAATGTTTAAACGTAAAAAGAAAGGGTGA
- a CDS encoding nucleotide sugar dehydrogenase has translation MINKICIVGLGYVGLPLAVEFAKKFKVVGFDKKQHRIEELQNGIDRTREVDTEELKSVSIEFTADPAQIGQCEFIIVAVPTPVTDSKIPDLTPLISASKTIGQNMSRGSIIVYESTVYPGATEEDCVPVLENASGLKCGVDFKVGYSPERVNPGDRQHRITQITKVVSGMDAASLKVVSSVYGSIITAGIFEAASIKVAEAAKVIENTQRDLNIALMNELALIFDKMGIRTADVLAAAGTKWNFLKFSPGLVGGHCIGVDPYYLTHKALSLGYHPAMILAGRGINDNMGREIVTKVIRLLVHAHKRLTSSKILILGFSFKENIPDTRNTKVIDLVHEFKDWGCQVDVYDPVADQEEAHEEYEIEFISTPRAGSYDAVVMAVMHQCFIAEGPQYIMQWLKSDEEGVFVDIKSCFHQNDFPETVKYWCL, from the coding sequence ATCATCAATAAAATATGCATTGTCGGCTTGGGGTATGTTGGTCTTCCTCTGGCAGTGGAATTCGCAAAAAAATTTAAAGTCGTTGGCTTTGACAAAAAACAACACCGTATTGAAGAACTGCAAAACGGCATTGATCGTACCCGCGAAGTAGACACTGAAGAACTGAAATCTGTCTCTATTGAATTTACAGCAGATCCAGCCCAAATCGGTCAATGTGAGTTTATTATTGTCGCGGTACCGACACCCGTTACCGACAGCAAAATCCCAGACCTCACACCACTGATCAGTGCCTCAAAAACGATTGGCCAGAACATGTCACGGGGAAGTATTATTGTCTATGAATCAACCGTGTATCCCGGGGCTACCGAAGAAGATTGTGTTCCGGTTTTGGAAAATGCGTCCGGCCTGAAATGCGGAGTTGATTTCAAGGTAGGTTATTCTCCGGAACGAGTCAATCCGGGAGATAGACAACACCGAATCACACAAATCACCAAGGTTGTTTCCGGAATGGATGCCGCTTCCTTGAAAGTTGTTTCCTCCGTTTATGGAAGTATTATCACCGCAGGTATTTTTGAAGCCGCATCTATCAAGGTCGCTGAAGCCGCAAAAGTGATTGAAAATACTCAGCGTGATCTGAATATTGCTTTGATGAATGAACTCGCGCTTATTTTTGATAAAATGGGAATTCGTACCGCCGATGTGCTTGCGGCGGCTGGTACCAAATGGAATTTTCTTAAATTTTCCCCTGGCCTTGTGGGCGGACACTGTATTGGCGTGGACCCCTATTACCTGACGCACAAAGCACTGTCACTGGGCTATCATCCTGCCATGATCCTTGCCGGTCGTGGAATCAATGACAATATGGGCAGGGAAATTGTTACCAAAGTCATTCGTTTGCTCGTTCATGCGCATAAACGCCTGACATCTTCCAAAATTCTGATTCTGGGATTTTCCTTCAAAGAAAACATTCCCGACACACGCAATACCAAAGTGATTGATCTGGTTCATGAATTCAAGGACTGGGGTTGCCAGGTCGATGTCTATGATCCGGTTGCTGATCAGGAAGAAGCTCACGAAGAATATGAAATTGAATTTATTTCGACACCCCGGGCAGGCTCATATGATGCTGTTGTTATGGCTGTGATGCATCAGTGTTTCATCGCTGAAGGACCTCAATATATCATGCAATGGCTGAAATCTGATGAAGAGGGTGTATTTGTAGACATCAAATCCTGCTTTCACCAAAATGATTTTCCTGAAACGGTCAAATACTGGTGTTTATAG
- a CDS encoding SDR family oxidoreductase — protein MKQVLILGATSDIAKALAHEYGREGYGLMLAAREAKKRLSITCHDLEIRYGVTAKAIEFDAVDFANHEAFYRNLTEVPAIVVCVFGYLGDQSLAIRDFEESRKILETNYLGAVSILNVIANDFESRKDGSIIGISSVAGDRGRQSNYLYGSAKAGFSAYLSGLRNRLYGSQVHVMTVKPGFIFTKMTENMNLPPALTAQPDQVAKDIVRAGRSQRDVLYTRWFWRYIMLIICLIPESIFKRLKL, from the coding sequence ATGAAACAGGTATTGATATTAGGCGCGACCTCTGACATTGCCAAGGCACTGGCCCATGAATATGGCCGTGAAGGTTATGGTTTGATGCTGGCGGCCCGTGAGGCGAAAAAAAGACTGTCGATCACTTGCCATGATCTGGAAATTCGTTATGGTGTCACAGCTAAAGCCATTGAGTTTGACGCGGTTGATTTTGCGAATCATGAGGCGTTTTACCGGAATTTAACGGAGGTGCCGGCCATTGTGGTGTGCGTGTTTGGTTATCTGGGCGATCAAAGTCTTGCTATTCGAGATTTTGAAGAGTCCCGAAAAATTCTGGAAACCAATTATCTGGGGGCTGTTTCCATACTAAACGTGATTGCCAATGATTTTGAATCCAGAAAAGACGGCAGTATCATTGGCATCAGTTCTGTGGCAGGAGATCGGGGTCGGCAATCCAATTATCTTTATGGAAGCGCCAAAGCCGGATTCAGTGCCTATCTGTCCGGTTTAAGAAACAGGTTGTATGGCTCTCAGGTGCATGTGATGACCGTCAAACCGGGTTTTATTTTCACCAAAATGACAGAAAACATGAACCTTCCTCCGGCACTTACAGCACAACCGGATCAAGTGGCCAAAGACATTGTACGAGCCGGACGATCTCAGCGGGATGTGTTGTACACCCGCTGGTTCTGGCGTTACATCATGCTGATCATCTGCCTGATTCCGGAATCCATCTTTAAACGGCTCAAACTGTAA
- a CDS encoding decaprenyl-phosphate phosphoribosyltransferase: MNTINSTLGNYYKLLRPHQYVKNTFVLLPIFFAQHLTDIPALIQTFGAFVCFCLVASSIYIINDYRDMKEDRQHPTKKMRPLAAGLIPSHQALLLSFFLMSTGFYGAWMIRPEVMGVLSGYWLLNLVYSLGLKRIALLDIMIIATGFVLRVFAGGFAAQVKISMWIILLTFLLALFLAVAKRREDVLLLASGIQKTRKSIDGYNLEFINATMVLMSAVIVVAYIFYTISLEIRQNFHSDYLYLTVVFVLLGILRYMQITFVENKSGDPTRILLNDRFLQGTLIAWLGSFMFLIY, encoded by the coding sequence ATGAATACCATCAATTCGACGCTTGGCAATTATTATAAACTGCTCCGTCCTCATCAATATGTTAAAAATACTTTTGTTCTGCTTCCCATCTTTTTCGCTCAACATTTAACAGATATTCCCGCGCTTATTCAAACATTCGGGGCCTTTGTCTGCTTTTGCCTGGTCGCCAGTTCCATTTATATCATCAACGATTATCGGGACATGAAAGAGGACCGGCAGCATCCCACCAAGAAAATGCGACCATTGGCCGCGGGATTGATTCCATCTCATCAAGCCTTGTTGCTATCATTTTTTCTAATGTCCACTGGCTTCTATGGTGCCTGGATGATAAGACCCGAAGTGATGGGCGTGCTTTCAGGATATTGGCTTCTGAATCTCGTCTATAGCCTTGGCCTTAAGCGTATCGCACTGCTGGATATCATGATCATTGCCACAGGTTTTGTGCTGAGGGTTTTTGCTGGAGGATTCGCGGCTCAGGTCAAAATCAGCATGTGGATCATTCTGCTGACGTTTCTTCTGGCCCTGTTCCTGGCTGTAGCCAAACGCCGTGAGGATGTGTTACTGCTTGCGTCAGGAATACAAAAAACACGGAAATCCATTGACGGATACAATCTGGAATTCATCAATGCCACCATGGTATTGATGAGCGCTGTGATTGTGGTGGCCTATATTTTTTATACAATTTCACTGGAAATCCGTCAGAATTTTCATAGCGATTATCTCTATCTGACCGTAGTGTTTGTGTTGTTGGGGATTTTGCGATACATGCAGATCACCTTTGTAGAAAATAAAAGTGGTGATCCCACAAGAATTTTGCTGAATGACAGGTTTCTTCAGGGAACTCTCATAGCTTGGCTGGGCAGTTTCATGTTTCTGATTTATTAA
- a CDS encoding Re/Si-specific NAD(P)(+) transhydrogenase subunit alpha, translating into MLIVIPKEIADGENRVAVIPQTLAALKKAKLDIVVQSGAGARAFISDEAYANAGAVIETDVRAMFAKADVVLKIQPPMQNNDVNCHEVDMLKEGSILISLLDAYSQLDVLKKMAERNITTFGLEFVPRTTRAQSMDVLSSMAAIAGYSAVLESAALLPKYFPMLMTAAGTITPAKVFVIGAGVAGLMAISTAKRLGAVVEAYDTRPVVKEQVESLGAKFVEFDLGTQDAQDKGGYAKAQSEDFYRKQQEQMAAKVATVDVVITTAAIPGKPSPRLITDAMIQQMHTGSVIVDLAAERGGNAEGTVCGQIVEKHGVKLVGYIDYPSRKSVHASQLFSKNISTFLLNMVKDGALNLNMEDEIIKGALVVHEKQIVHPALKPLLEQPQ; encoded by the coding sequence ATGCTGATTGTAATCCCCAAAGAAATCGCTGACGGAGAAAACAGGGTAGCGGTCATTCCGCAAACGCTTGCGGCCCTGAAAAAAGCAAAACTGGATATTGTCGTCCAGAGCGGTGCTGGCGCAAGAGCTTTCATTTCTGATGAGGCTTATGCCAATGCAGGTGCCGTGATTGAAACCGATGTCCGGGCCATGTTTGCCAAAGCGGATGTAGTCCTGAAAATTCAGCCGCCAATGCAAAATAACGACGTGAACTGCCACGAAGTGGATATGCTCAAAGAGGGCAGTATCCTTATCTCTCTGCTGGATGCCTATTCCCAACTGGATGTCCTGAAAAAAATGGCTGAACGCAATATCACCACTTTCGGGTTGGAGTTTGTTCCCAGAACCACACGTGCGCAGAGCATGGACGTTCTGAGTTCAATGGCGGCAATCGCCGGCTATAGTGCAGTGCTGGAAAGTGCGGCTCTGCTACCAAAATATTTCCCGATGCTGATGACTGCCGCAGGAACCATCACACCAGCCAAAGTTTTTGTTATCGGGGCCGGCGTTGCCGGTTTGATGGCTATTTCCACAGCCAAGCGTCTGGGTGCGGTGGTGGAAGCCTATGACACTCGTCCTGTCGTTAAAGAACAGGTGGAAAGTCTGGGCGCCAAATTTGTTGAATTTGATCTTGGCACTCAGGATGCGCAGGACAAAGGCGGCTATGCCAAAGCGCAGTCAGAGGACTTTTATCGGAAACAACAGGAACAGATGGCCGCCAAAGTGGCGACTGTGGATGTTGTGATCACCACTGCCGCGATTCCCGGGAAACCATCGCCCCGTCTGATCACAGATGCGATGATTCAACAAATGCATACCGGTTCCGTCATTGTGGATCTGGCCGCTGAACGAGGGGGTAACGCCGAAGGCACCGTATGCGGACAAATTGTGGAAAAACATGGGGTGAAACTGGTGGGATATATAGATTATCCTTCCAGAAAATCGGTGCATGCTTCCCAGTTGTTTTCCAAAAACATCAGCACATTCTTGCTGAATATGGTCAAAGATGGTGCGCTGAATCTGAATATGGAAGACGAAATCATTAAAGGAGCACTTGTTGTGCATGAAAAACAGATTGTGCATCCGGCGTTAAAGCCTTTATTGGAACAACCACAATAA
- a CDS encoding NAD(P)(+) transhydrogenase (Re/Si-specific) subunit beta, with product MMALIINIAYLVSAVLFITGLKGLSSPKTAPLGNKQGAVGMLIAVLATLLDRNVLSYGWIILGIIIGSGIGVWLAKKVQMTQMPQMVALLNGLGGGASLLVAAAAYLEEVSMVAAGSAEPGIDWSVALVLSGLIGAVTLSGSLVAYAKLEGHMENAFKIPNEKNVRFGSVGLLALFSLVILFDPANSGFSLLMVFVISLGLGVLLVMGIGGADMPVVIALLNSYSGLAAAATGFILNNNGLIISGSLVGASGLILSSIMCKAMNRSLVNVLFGGAIVSDDAKAALPGKEFYEGKVKSTGPDEVAMLLDGAQKVVFVPGYGLAVAQAQHVTRELADMLIKKGIDVKYAIHPVAGRMPGHMNVLLAEAEVPYEQLVEMDAINPEFAQTDVAIILGANDVTNPAARDDKSSPIFGMPILEVDKSRTVVVVKRSLSPGFAGIPNQLFINENSLMMFSDAKEALQGIINSMKEL from the coding sequence ATCATGGCACTAATCATTAACATTGCTTATCTGGTCTCTGCGGTTCTGTTTATCACTGGACTCAAGGGACTTAGTTCTCCGAAAACCGCTCCACTTGGAAACAAGCAAGGGGCTGTCGGCATGCTGATCGCAGTGCTTGCGACACTGCTGGATCGTAACGTATTGAGTTATGGATGGATTATTTTGGGAATCATCATTGGTTCCGGTATTGGTGTCTGGCTGGCAAAAAAAGTACAGATGACACAAATGCCACAAATGGTGGCTCTGCTCAATGGACTTGGGGGTGGTGCATCCCTGTTGGTGGCCGCGGCCGCCTATCTGGAAGAAGTCAGTATGGTGGCGGCTGGTTCCGCGGAACCTGGAATCGATTGGTCTGTCGCGCTGGTTCTCAGCGGTTTGATTGGTGCGGTGACACTATCCGGAAGTCTTGTGGCTTATGCCAAACTCGAAGGCCACATGGAAAACGCGTTCAAGATCCCCAATGAGAAAAATGTTCGTTTTGGCTCTGTAGGGTTATTGGCTCTGTTTTCCTTGGTGATATTGTTTGATCCAGCCAACAGCGGCTTCAGCTTGCTGATGGTTTTTGTCATCTCACTGGGACTTGGTGTTTTGCTGGTGATGGGGATCGGTGGGGCCGATATGCCGGTTGTGATTGCCCTGTTGAACTCTTATTCAGGTCTGGCCGCCGCCGCCACAGGTTTTATTCTGAACAACAATGGACTGATCATCAGTGGTTCGCTGGTAGGTGCCTCAGGACTGATTCTGAGTAGCATCATGTGTAAAGCCATGAACCGGTCACTGGTCAACGTCCTGTTTGGGGGCGCGATCGTCAGCGATGACGCCAAAGCGGCCCTGCCAGGTAAAGAATTTTATGAAGGCAAAGTCAAAAGCACTGGACCTGATGAAGTTGCCATGTTGCTGGATGGTGCTCAGAAAGTTGTGTTTGTTCCTGGGTATGGTCTTGCTGTTGCTCAGGCACAGCATGTCACTCGTGAACTGGCAGACATGCTGATCAAAAAAGGCATTGATGTCAAATACGCGATTCATCCAGTTGCGGGAAGAATGCCCGGACACATGAACGTCCTGTTGGCTGAAGCAGAAGTTCCCTACGAACAACTGGTGGAAATGGATGCCATTAATCCTGAATTTGCCCAGACAGATGTGGCCATTATTCTTGGCGCCAATGATGTCACCAATCCTGCGGCCCGTGATGATAAAAGCAGTCCTATTTTTGGAATGCCGATTCTGGAAGTTGATAAATCCAGAACTGTTGTGGTGGTTAAACGTAGCCTGAGTCCAGGTTTTGCGGGAATTCCCAATCAGTTGTTTATCAACGAAAACTCATTGATGATGTTCAGTGATGCCAAAGAAGCATTGCAGGGAATTATCAATTCAATGAAAGAATTGTAA